The following are encoded in a window of Mannheimia varigena genomic DNA:
- a CDS encoding PTS sugar transporter subunit IIC, whose amino-acid sequence MASITQRFIDFMNTHVAPVARRMENQPHISAIRDGFIVVLPFLIVGSFIMILLIPPFDENTTNSFGQAWWKFANWASPYGWNFFQMSFNAISLFTSASIAYNLAKAYKREPLPAAFLSVMAFLLVAAPVKDGMMDIKFFGGIGLFSAIFIAIYSVEMTRLLEFLKIKIRLPKEVPHAVAESLNIVIPILAILLTLYPFSIWVESETGRNIPQLIMDFMAPLIAVSDSLGAICLFVIATHLLWFLGINGSLVLMQLWTPFLLQNMAANLAAFQAGEPLPFIITNSFWDFYIVHGASGGVIALAFLLVRSKSAHLRSIGKIGLVPSFFSIGEPIVYGVPMVVNPLFFIPLIFAPLANAIIAYLILDFDLIHRIYLMAPWTTPAPIGAYLVSAGDIWAPILSIALIILDIVIYYPFFKMYEKICIEKEKSQNLSEEEQKALIEKAKLAAQ is encoded by the coding sequence ATGGCTTCCATCACACAACGCTTTATTGATTTTATGAATACGCACGTTGCCCCAGTGGCACGTCGTATGGAAAACCAACCGCACATTTCCGCCATTCGTGACGGCTTTATCGTGGTGCTGCCGTTTTTGATTGTCGGTAGTTTCATTATGATTTTGCTGATTCCGCCGTTTGATGAAAACACCACCAATTCTTTCGGGCAAGCGTGGTGGAAATTCGCCAACTGGGCAAGCCCTTACGGCTGGAATTTCTTCCAAATGTCGTTTAATGCGATTTCACTTTTCACCTCAGCTAGTATCGCTTACAACCTAGCGAAAGCGTATAAACGTGAGCCACTGCCTGCAGCATTTCTCTCTGTAATGGCGTTCTTGTTGGTGGCGGCTCCGGTGAAAGACGGCATGATGGACATTAAATTCTTCGGCGGTATCGGGCTATTCTCTGCCATTTTTATTGCGATTTATTCGGTGGAAATGACCCGCTTGTTAGAATTCTTAAAAATCAAAATTCGCTTGCCGAAAGAAGTGCCGCACGCCGTGGCGGAGTCGTTGAATATCGTGATCCCGATTTTAGCGATTTTACTCACGCTCTATCCGTTCTCAATTTGGGTGGAAAGCGAAACTGGCAGAAACATTCCGCAGTTGATTATGGACTTTATGGCACCGCTTATTGCCGTGAGTGACTCCTTAGGTGCAATCTGCTTGTTCGTGATCGCTACCCACTTACTTTGGTTCTTGGGGATTAATGGATCGTTAGTGTTGATGCAACTCTGGACACCATTCCTGTTGCAAAATATGGCGGCGAACTTAGCAGCATTCCAAGCCGGTGAACCGCTACCGTTTATCATCACTAACTCGTTCTGGGATTTCTATATCGTACACGGTGCATCAGGCGGTGTGATTGCGTTGGCATTCTTGCTGGTTCGCAGTAAATCGGCTCACTTACGTTCTATTGGTAAAATCGGTTTGGTGCCGTCTTTCTTCTCCATCGGCGAACCGATTGTGTATGGCGTACCAATGGTGGTGAATCCGCTGTTCTTTATCCCACTGATTTTTGCGCCACTTGCGAATGCGATCATCGCTTATCTGATTTTAGATTTTGACTTGATCCACCGTATTTACCTAATGGCACCTTGGACAACACCGGCACCAATCGGGGCGTACTTGGTTTCTGCGGGTGATATTTGGGCACCGATTTTAAGTATTGCTTTGATTATTTTGGATATTGTGATCTACTATCCATTCTTCAAAATGTATGAAAAAATTTGTATAGAGAAAGAAAAATCACAAAATCTGAGTGAAGAAGAGCAAAAAGCGTTGATTGAAAAAGCCAAATTAGCGGCACAATAA
- a CDS encoding alpha-L-fucosidase: MSTKLSPTRFHASWESIKQHQVPEWYDDAKFGIFIHWGIYSVPAFAPPTCQLGEIDIDEQWFCNNPYAEWYYNSINVKKGPTYEHHVKTYGEDFGYEKFIPQWKAEKWQPAEWAKLFAKAGAKYVVLTTKHHDGFCLFPSQYTDFNATQQGPKRDLMGELTDNVRQQGLRMGAYYSGIIDWTYSSAPIFTESQNFSNACPTYEYADYAYKQVVELIDKYKPDVLWNDIGWPKVGEHMLPHLFAHYYNMVQEGVVDDRWNKLWCDFTSKEYKHGVASRDKKWEMCRGMGLSFGYNQVEDESHLISVKDLISLLVETVSDNGNLLLNIGPKADGTIPEEQVERLLALGKWLETNGEGIYKSRCSRHLSEKIGDVAFRYTKVGSDLYLYIDGLTESQTRLPLSVFGDLQALNSELQFSVESTPQGRVLHIQNYQPDWYVLGFKIPNGEN; the protein is encoded by the coding sequence ATGAGTACGAAACTATCACCAACTCGCTTTCATGCTAGCTGGGAATCGATCAAGCAGCACCAAGTGCCGGAATGGTACGATGATGCGAAATTCGGGATTTTCATTCACTGGGGGATCTATTCTGTCCCGGCGTTCGCCCCGCCGACTTGTCAGTTGGGCGAGATTGACATTGATGAACAGTGGTTCTGTAACAATCCTTATGCGGAGTGGTATTACAACTCGATCAATGTGAAAAAAGGCCCGACTTACGAGCATCACGTCAAAACCTATGGCGAAGATTTCGGTTATGAAAAATTTATTCCACAATGGAAAGCCGAAAAATGGCAACCTGCTGAGTGGGCGAAACTGTTTGCCAAAGCGGGGGCAAAATATGTGGTGCTGACCACTAAACATCACGACGGTTTCTGTCTTTTCCCAAGCCAATACACCGATTTCAACGCCACTCAACAAGGTCCGAAACGAGATTTAATGGGAGAACTCACTGATAACGTGCGTCAGCAAGGCTTACGAATGGGGGCTTACTATTCAGGTATTATCGACTGGACATACTCTTCCGCGCCGATTTTCACAGAAAGCCAAAATTTCTCCAATGCTTGCCCAACCTATGAATACGCTGATTATGCTTACAAACAAGTGGTTGAGCTGATCGACAAATACAAACCAGACGTACTCTGGAACGACATCGGCTGGCCGAAGGTGGGCGAGCATATGTTGCCACACCTTTTTGCTCACTATTACAACATGGTGCAAGAGGGCGTAGTGGATGACCGCTGGAATAAACTCTGGTGCGATTTCACTTCGAAAGAGTACAAGCACGGCGTGGCATCTCGGGATAAAAAATGGGAAATGTGCCGTGGAATGGGCTTGTCGTTCGGCTATAACCAAGTGGAAGATGAAAGCCACCTGATTTCAGTGAAAGATTTGATTTCTCTTTTGGTGGAAACCGTTTCCGATAACGGCAACTTATTATTGAATATCGGTCCGAAAGCGGACGGTACTATTCCGGAAGAACAAGTTGAGCGTCTGCTGGCACTGGGTAAATGGCTGGAAACCAACGGCGAGGGCATTTACAAATCCCGTTGTAGCCGACATTTGAGCGAGAAAATCGGCGATGTTGCATTCCGTTACACCAAAGTCGGCAGTGATCTCTACCTCTACATTGACGGCTTAACCGAAAGTCAAACCAGACTACCGCTTTCGGTATTCGGCGATTTACAAGCGTTAAACAGCGAGCTGCAATTTAGCGTGGAATCCACTCCACAAGGCAGAGTGTTACACATTCAAAACTACCAACCGGATTGGTACGTTTTAGGCTTTAAAATTCCGAATGGGGAGAACTAA
- the iolD gene encoding 3D-(3,5/4)-trihydroxycyclohexane-1,2-dione acylhydrolase (decyclizing) — protein sequence MKTTRLTVAQALVQFLDNQYLEVDGKEIKFVHGVAAIFGHGNVLGMGQAIEQNSGKLTLYQGKNEQGMAHLAMGFAKQNLRQRIIACTSSVGPGAANMLTAAATATANRIPLLLLPGDVFASRQPDPVLQQIEQPYNLSISTNDAFRAVSKYWDRVQRPEQLMSACINAFRVLTDPVETGAVTIALPQDVQAESFDFPNSFLQKRVHRLERTLPTAAMIADAVKLITAKKKPLIVCGGGVRYSQAGQILQKFAKQFGIPFAETQAGKSAVVSDYELNVGGVGETGCLAANRLAKEADLVIGIGTRYTDFTTSSKWIFQNPDVQFLNINVARFDAYKLDGVQIVADAKATLEALLTKLPSSYQAQWGNEIATAKADFAEEIKRLRAVQYSPDFTPEINDNLDHKAVHNEFIKLTGSQLTQSQVLGIVNETIENDGIIVAAAGSLPGDLQRTWLSKGEETYHLEYGYSCMGYEVSAAVGVKIACPEQEVYALLGDGSYLMAHTELVTSVQEGKKINVVLFDNMANGCINNLQIGNGMDSFGTEFRFRNAQSNQLNGGLVPIDFAKNAEAYGCKTYRVTNEAELRAALQDAKQQTISTLIDIKVLPKTMAHGYGCWWHVGVAEVSDSERIQQARQRSEEQLAKARKY from the coding sequence ATGAAAACAACTCGTTTAACTGTTGCACAAGCATTGGTGCAATTTTTAGATAATCAGTATCTAGAAGTAGATGGAAAAGAGATCAAGTTTGTGCATGGTGTTGCAGCCATTTTTGGACACGGCAATGTATTAGGAATGGGGCAAGCAATTGAACAAAATTCGGGAAAGCTAACTCTCTACCAAGGGAAAAATGAGCAAGGAATGGCACATTTAGCAATGGGTTTTGCAAAACAGAATTTACGTCAAAGAATTATTGCTTGTACTTCTTCTGTTGGACCTGGGGCCGCGAATATGCTTACAGCTGCCGCCACAGCAACTGCCAACCGCATTCCACTTCTCTTATTACCGGGTGATGTGTTTGCCTCCCGCCAACCAGATCCTGTTCTTCAACAAATAGAGCAACCTTACAATTTAAGTATCAGCACTAACGATGCCTTCCGTGCGGTCAGCAAATACTGGGATCGTGTGCAACGCCCAGAGCAGTTAATGAGTGCTTGTATCAATGCGTTCCGTGTTTTAACCGATCCGGTGGAAACCGGAGCGGTGACGATTGCGTTGCCACAAGATGTACAAGCAGAAAGTTTCGACTTCCCGAACAGCTTCTTACAAAAACGAGTGCATCGCCTAGAACGCACCTTACCAACGGCAGCCATGATTGCCGATGCAGTGAAATTGATTACCGCCAAGAAAAAACCGCTGATCGTCTGCGGGGGCGGCGTGCGTTACTCACAAGCGGGTCAAATTCTGCAAAAATTTGCAAAACAGTTCGGCATCCCATTTGCCGAAACCCAAGCGGGTAAAAGTGCCGTCGTTTCCGACTATGAACTGAATGTAGGCGGTGTCGGTGAAACCGGCTGCTTGGCGGCAAACCGCTTGGCGAAAGAAGCCGATTTAGTCATCGGTATCGGCACACGCTACACCGACTTCACCACTTCTTCGAAATGGATATTCCAAAATCCGGATGTGCAGTTCTTAAATATCAACGTAGCACGTTTCGATGCCTACAAATTAGACGGCGTGCAAATTGTGGCTGATGCTAAAGCAACACTCGAAGCATTGCTGACTAAGCTCCCAAGTAGCTATCAAGCACAATGGGGTAATGAAATTGCCACCGCCAAAGCGGACTTTGCCGAAGAAATCAAACGCCTGCGTGCGGTGCAATACAGCCCGGATTTCACCCCAGAAATCAACGATAACTTGGATCACAAAGCGGTTCATAACGAATTTATCAAGCTCACCGGCTCACAATTAACCCAATCCCAAGTCCTCGGTATCGTGAACGAAACCATTGAAAACGACGGCATTATCGTCGCCGCCGCAGGCAGTTTACCGGGCGATTTACAACGCACTTGGTTGAGCAAAGGCGAAGAGACCTACCACCTCGAATACGGCTACTCCTGTATGGGCTACGAAGTGAGTGCGGCTGTCGGCGTGAAAATCGCCTGTCCGGAACAAGAAGTTTATGCCTTGCTTGGCGACGGCTCTTACTTAATGGCTCACACCGAATTAGTCACTTCTGTGCAGGAAGGCAAAAAAATCAACGTGGTATTGTTCGACAATATGGCAAACGGCTGTATCAACAACCTGCAAATCGGCAACGGTATGGACAGCTTCGGCACGGAATTCCGTTTCCGTAATGCCCAAAGCAACCAGCTCAACGGTGGCTTAGTGCCGATTGATTTTGCGAAAAACGCAGAAGCTTACGGCTGCAAAACCTATCGTGTCACTAACGAAGCCGAATTGCGTGCCGCCCTTCAAGATGCGAAACAGCAAACCATTTCAACGCTGATCGACATTAAAGTACTGCCGAAAACGATGGCTCACGGCTACGGCTGCTGGTGGCATGTTGGTGTGGCGGAAGTCTCTGACAGCGAACGTATTCAACAAGCCCGCCAACGCTCTGAAGAGCAGTTAGCGAAAGCAAGAAAATACTAA
- a CDS encoding MurR/RpiR family transcriptional regulator, translating to MNEPTQLAHFQEEIRKQYDGLSKRLKQVAQYVLDNGNSVVFDTVSVIAERAGVPPSTLIRFANAFGFSGFNEIKQLFRQDMMEGTSRYTERVQLFRQIEPLDEQPNELNHILDVFVQGNTQALQQLSTQVSQEQLARTVEILNSAKRIFIVGLKRSFSIANYLNYALHHLDYDVFLIDGSGGMFDEQLSRIREDDAVIAISFSPYANETLNVVTATAKPGVRHIAITDSQLSPLLAFSDVSFIIKEAQVSGFRSQCATMTLAQTIAVSLALKKA from the coding sequence ATGAATGAACCAACCCAATTAGCTCATTTTCAAGAGGAGATCCGCAAGCAGTATGACGGATTGAGCAAACGCCTGAAACAGGTCGCACAATATGTGTTAGATAACGGCAACAGCGTGGTGTTCGATACGGTTTCGGTCATCGCCGAGCGTGCCGGTGTGCCACCTTCCACCCTAATTCGTTTTGCCAATGCGTTCGGTTTTAGCGGTTTTAATGAGATCAAACAGCTTTTCCGTCAAGATATGATGGAAGGCACTTCTCGCTACACCGAACGTGTGCAACTTTTCCGCCAAATTGAACCGCTTGATGAACAGCCGAACGAGCTAAATCATATTCTCGATGTGTTTGTGCAAGGCAATACGCAGGCGTTACAACAACTTTCTACGCAGGTGAGCCAAGAACAACTCGCCCGCACAGTGGAGATTTTAAATTCGGCGAAACGGATTTTTATTGTTGGTTTAAAACGATCGTTCAGTATTGCGAACTATCTCAACTACGCCTTACACCACCTCGATTATGACGTGTTCCTGATTGACGGCTCGGGCGGAATGTTTGATGAGCAACTGAGTCGTATTCGGGAAGATGATGCGGTGATTGCCATCAGCTTCTCGCCGTATGCGAACGAAACGCTCAATGTGGTCACTGCCACCGCCAAACCAGGCGTGCGACACATTGCAATTACCGACAGCCAACTCAGCCCGCTTTTAGCATTCAGCGATGTGTCATTTATTATCAAAGAGGCCCAAGTCAGCGGTTTCCGTTCCCAATGTGCCACAATGACCTTGGCACAAACCATCGCCGTTTCACTTGCCCTGAAAAAAGCCTAA
- the rplS gene encoding 50S ribosomal protein L19: MSNIIKQLEQEQLKQDLPSFRPGDTLEVKVWVVEGSKKRLQAFEGVVIAIRNRGLHSAFTLRKVSNGVGVERTFQTHSPVIDTISVKRKGAVRKAKLYYLRERSGKSARIKERLGD; this comes from the coding sequence ATGAGTAACATCATCAAGCAACTTGAACAAGAACAGTTAAAACAAGACTTACCTAGCTTCCGTCCGGGTGACACATTAGAAGTTAAGGTATGGGTAGTAGAAGGTAGTAAAAAACGTTTGCAAGCGTTCGAAGGCGTGGTTATTGCAATTCGTAACCGTGGCTTGCACTCTGCATTCACTCTACGTAAAGTATCAAACGGCGTAGGCGTTGAGCGTACATTCCAAACTCACTCACCAGTAATCGACACCATCAGCGTTAAACGTAAAGGTGCGGTACGTAAAGCTAAACTTTACTACTTACGTGAGCGTTCTGGTAAATCTGCACGTATCAAAGAGCGTCTTGGCGACTAA
- a CDS encoding MazG nucleotide pyrophosphohydrolase domain-containing protein: protein MQIEQYQQWVRKFYQQQGWYERSPFMRVTYLTEEIGEVACAVRAIEIGRERPYESENSQQQKRENLIEELGDVIDNVFVLADKYGISMTEVIERHQAKFEKRYLQKNVKK from the coding sequence ATGCAAATTGAACAATATCAACAATGGGTTCGGAAGTTTTATCAACAGCAAGGTTGGTATGAGCGTAGCCCATTTATGCGAGTAACTTATCTGACCGAAGAAATCGGGGAGGTTGCCTGTGCGGTCAGAGCGATTGAGATTGGGCGTGAACGCCCTTATGAAAGCGAAAACTCCCAGCAACAGAAGCGGGAAAATTTGATCGAAGAGCTAGGCGATGTGATAGATAATGTATTTGTGCTTGCCGATAAATACGGCATCTCAATGACAGAAGTGATTGAACGCCATCAAGCAAAATTTGAGAAACGCTATTTGCAAAAAAATGTGAAAAAATGA
- the trmD gene encoding tRNA (guanosine(37)-N1)-methyltransferase TrmD: MWIGIISLFPEMFKAITDFGVTGRAVKQNLLQIACWNPRDFTFDKHKTVDDRPYGGGPGMLMMVQPLRDAIHAAKEAARAADGVEAKVIYLSPQGRKLDQTGVQTLASNQKLILICGRYEGVDERLIQTEVDEEWSIGDYVLTGGELPAMTLIDAVSRFVPGVLGKQASALEDSFAEGLLDCPHYTRPEVLDGMPVPDVLMSGHHEQIRKWRLEQSLERTWLRRPELLDSLALTDEQRVLLAKIKKQHKIS; the protein is encoded by the coding sequence ATGTGGATTGGTATTATTTCACTGTTTCCTGAAATGTTTAAAGCAATCACTGATTTTGGGGTAACAGGACGTGCAGTTAAACAGAATCTGCTGCAAATAGCGTGTTGGAATCCTCGTGATTTTACATTCGATAAACATAAAACCGTGGATGATCGCCCTTATGGCGGTGGCCCGGGAATGTTGATGATGGTTCAGCCTTTGCGTGATGCAATTCATGCAGCAAAAGAGGCTGCCAGAGCAGCAGACGGTGTAGAGGCTAAAGTGATTTACCTTTCACCGCAAGGACGTAAGCTCGATCAAACCGGCGTGCAAACGCTGGCTTCAAATCAGAAATTGATTTTAATCTGTGGACGATATGAAGGGGTTGATGAGCGGTTGATTCAAACCGAAGTTGATGAGGAATGGTCAATCGGAGATTACGTTTTAACAGGGGGAGAACTTCCTGCAATGACATTAATTGATGCCGTTTCAAGGTTTGTTCCGGGAGTATTAGGCAAGCAGGCTTCAGCGTTGGAAGACTCTTTCGCAGAAGGTTTATTGGATTGCCCACATTACACCCGCCCCGAAGTGTTAGACGGTATGCCTGTCCCAGATGTGCTGATGTCTGGACACCACGAACAAATTCGCAAATGGCGGTTGGAACAATCGCTTGAACGAACGTGGTTAAGACGCCCTGAGCTATTGGATAGCCTAGCTCTGACTGACGAACAACGAGTGTTGTTGGCGAAAATCAAAAAACAACACAAAATCAGTTAA
- a CDS encoding bifunctional 5-dehydro-2-deoxygluconokinase/5-dehydro-2-deoxyphosphogluconate aldolase — MATVNHQDRPLDLICLGRVAVDLYGQQIGSRLEDMTTFSKYLGGSSGNVAYGTAVQGLRSSMLARVGDEHMGRFLREELQSVGVDTSHLITDKERLTALVILGIKDKETFPLIFYRDNCADMAITKDDFSEAYIASSRALAITGTHLSNPKTREAVLTALEYAGRNDVKRALDIDYRPVLWGLTSLGDGETRYIDSAEVTKSLQEVLHHFDVIVGTEEEFHIAGGSIDTLTALKNVRKVSNAVLVCKRGAQGCSVFEDELPNDLDGSLNVYGVRVEVLNVLGAGDAFMSGLMRGYLNNEGWEQACHYANACGALVVSRHGCSPAMPTKRELDDYLTRAASVPRPDLDERLNHLHRVTTRKKSWENLCIFAFDHRKQLVDMANKVGADVDRIPKLKQLLLKAMEQTVAEAGLPQNQAGILADTTFGQDALNEITGKNYWIARPIEEPASRPLELEYGDFGTQLASFPRDHVIKCLAFYHPTDESGLKARQDRKLKEVYQACCRTGHELLLEIILPADMPQDEHYYNEAITHFYQLGIKPEWWKLPGISTAQWQAISATIDANDPDCRGILILGLDAPLDVFKATFEQAKGCEKVKGFAVGRTIFGTPSEQWLAGKLDDQGLIAEVGAKYRTLIDLWQQR, encoded by the coding sequence ATGGCGACTGTTAATCATCAAGATCGTCCGTTAGATTTGATCTGTTTAGGACGGGTAGCTGTTGATTTATACGGGCAGCAAATTGGTTCTCGTTTAGAAGATATGACCACATTCTCAAAATACCTTGGCGGTTCATCAGGTAACGTGGCATATGGCACGGCGGTGCAAGGGTTACGTTCGTCAATGTTGGCTCGTGTGGGCGATGAGCATATGGGGCGTTTCTTGCGTGAAGAGCTGCAAAGTGTTGGGGTGGATACCAGCCACCTGATTACCGACAAAGAACGTTTAACCGCACTGGTGATTTTGGGTATTAAAGATAAAGAGACTTTTCCACTGATTTTTTACCGTGATAACTGTGCGGATATGGCAATCACCAAAGACGATTTCAGCGAAGCTTACATTGCGTCTAGCCGTGCGCTGGCGATTACTGGCACGCACCTTTCCAACCCAAAAACCCGTGAAGCAGTACTGACCGCCTTAGAATATGCAGGCAGAAATGATGTGAAACGGGCGTTAGATATTGACTACCGTCCAGTGCTTTGGGGACTAACTTCACTCGGTGATGGTGAAACCCGTTATATCGACAGTGCGGAAGTGACTAAATCGCTGCAAGAAGTGCTGCACCATTTTGACGTGATTGTGGGAACCGAAGAAGAGTTCCACATTGCAGGTGGTTCAATCGATACGCTGACTGCGTTGAAAAATGTACGTAAAGTATCTAATGCGGTGCTAGTATGTAAACGTGGTGCACAAGGTTGCTCAGTGTTTGAAGACGAATTGCCGAACGATTTAGATGGTAGTTTAAATGTGTACGGCGTGCGTGTTGAAGTATTGAATGTATTGGGGGCAGGTGATGCGTTTATGTCGGGTTTAATGCGTGGATACTTAAATAATGAAGGTTGGGAACAAGCTTGTCATTATGCAAATGCATGTGGTGCATTAGTAGTTTCTCGCCACGGCTGTTCTCCAGCAATGCCGACTAAACGTGAACTAGACGACTACTTAACCCGTGCTGCAAGCGTTCCACGTCCGGATTTAGACGAACGTTTGAACCACTTACATCGTGTGACGACTCGTAAGAAATCGTGGGAAAATCTCTGCATTTTTGCGTTCGACCACCGCAAACAGCTAGTGGACATGGCGAACAAGGTTGGGGCGGATGTCGATCGTATTCCGAAGCTCAAACAACTTCTGTTAAAAGCGATGGAGCAGACCGTAGCGGAGGCTGGACTTCCGCAAAATCAAGCCGGTATCTTAGCAGATACCACATTCGGGCAAGATGCACTGAATGAAATCACGGGTAAAAACTACTGGATTGCCCGCCCGATTGAAGAGCCTGCTTCTCGCCCGCTCGAATTGGAGTATGGCGACTTCGGCACGCAGTTGGCTTCGTTCCCTCGCGATCACGTCATCAAATGCTTGGCGTTCTACCACCCAACTGATGAAAGCGGTTTAAAAGCTCGCCAAGATCGCAAATTGAAAGAGGTTTATCAAGCTTGTTGTCGCACTGGTCACGAATTGCTGTTAGAGATCATTCTGCCAGCTGATATGCCGCAAGATGAGCACTACTACAACGAGGCGATTACGCATTTCTACCAACTCGGCATCAAGCCGGAATGGTGGAAATTACCGGGCATTTCCACCGCACAATGGCAAGCGATTTCCGCCACCATTGATGCCAATGACCCAGACTGCCGTGGCATCCTGATTTTAGGTTTAGACGCACCGCTGGATGTGTTTAAAGCCACCTTTGAACAGGCGAAAGGCTGCGAAAAAGTCAAAGGCTTTGCGGTAGGCAGAACGATTTTTGGAACCCCATCCGAACAGTGGCTCGCTGGTAAATTAGACGACCAAGGCTTAATTGCCGAAGTGGGAGCGAAATACCGCACCTTGATTGACTTGTGGCAACAGCGTTAA
- the rimM gene encoding ribosome maturation factor RimM (Essential for efficient processing of 16S rRNA) produces MSEQKIEVVGKLGSTYGIRGWLRLYSSTEQSESIFDYQPWFLKIKGNWQPVELESWRYHSNDLIVKLKGTEDREAAQLLTNAEIGVDLSVFPELEEGDYYWHDLIGCTVVNLEGYTMGTVTEMMETGSNDVLVVRANSKDAFGKQERLIPFLYEQVVKRVDLATKTITVEWDAGF; encoded by the coding sequence ATGAGCGAACAAAAAATCGAAGTTGTGGGGAAATTAGGTTCAACCTATGGTATCCGTGGCTGGTTACGCCTCTATTCATCAACAGAACAATCTGAAAGCATTTTCGACTATCAGCCGTGGTTTTTAAAAATTAAAGGCAACTGGCAGCCGGTCGAATTAGAAAGCTGGCGTTATCATAGCAACGATTTGATTGTGAAATTAAAAGGTACGGAAGACCGTGAGGCCGCCCAGCTCTTAACCAATGCCGAAATCGGTGTGGATTTGAGTGTGTTCCCAGAATTAGAGGAAGGCGATTACTACTGGCACGATTTAATCGGTTGTACGGTGGTGAATTTGGAAGGCTACACAATGGGAACTGTCACCGAAATGATGGAAACAGGTTCAAACGATGTGTTAGTAGTACGAGCAAACAGCAAAGATGCTTTTGGAAAACAAGAACGATTAATCCCGTTCTTATATGAACAAGTAGTTAAAAGAGTAGATCTCGCCACCAAAACCATTACGGTGGAGTGGGACGCTGGTTTCTAA
- the rpsP gene encoding 30S ribosomal protein S16, producing the protein MVTIRLTRGGAKKRPFYQIVVADSRSPRDGRFIERIGFFNPLAAGQAERLRLDVAKVDAWVAKGADLSDRVASLVKEARKAA; encoded by the coding sequence ATGGTAACCATTCGTTTAACTCGTGGCGGAGCTAAAAAACGCCCATTTTACCAAATCGTGGTAGCGGACAGCCGTTCACCTCGTGATGGTCGCTTTATCGAGCGTATCGGTTTCTTCAACCCATTAGCAGCTGGTCAAGCTGAGCGTTTACGCTTAGACGTGGCTAAAGTTGATGCTTGGGTTGCTAAAGGTGCTGATTTATCAGACCGTGTTGCTTCTTTAGTGAAAGAAGCTCGCAAAGCAGCTTAA
- a CDS encoding PTS transporter subunit EIIB, which produces MSDKSITLEVINALGGKANIKQVEACLTRLRVVLNDNHLLNKSVLKKLGAVDVVKVADTQQIIFGAKSASYRDEIKALLNA; this is translated from the coding sequence ATGTCTGATAAATCAATCACTTTAGAAGTCATCAACGCCCTTGGCGGCAAAGCTAACATCAAACAGGTGGAAGCGTGTTTAACCCGTTTGCGGGTGGTGTTGAACGACAACCATCTACTCAATAAGTCTGTACTGAAAAAGCTCGGTGCGGTGGATGTGGTGAAAGTCGCCGATACACAGCAAATTATTTTTGGTGCCAAATCTGCTAGCTATCGTGATGAAATCAAAGCCTTGCTGAACGCATAA